From a region of the Lactuca sativa cultivar Salinas chromosome 4, Lsat_Salinas_v11, whole genome shotgun sequence genome:
- the LOC111899278 gene encoding uncharacterized protein LOC111899278 isoform X2, giving the protein MLHVVGICYHFQLVLAFFLLCYLQRFFSSSFRAKAIALSPKMHWISNIVVGLYFLSVVTKFGIRKVYMGYFTSNVVILKIIMFMICYHIGYRTQFHEASIHLFSSPILLISPDLHLIKQPLYGSSRTEAATNIPSQRSPLAVQICQNTRQIDQVNPTDTDFQNCSFRCILKHPTNMATPFNTTVVERFFFLL; this is encoded by the exons ATGCTTCATGTAGTTG GTATATGCTATCATTTTCAGTTGGTTCTGGCCTTTTTCCTTCTCTGTTATCTCCAAAGATTTTTTTCCTCGAGCTTTAGAGCAAAAGCAATTGCCTTATCACCTAAAATGCATTGG ATATCAAACATTGTAGTCGGGTTGTATTTCTTGAGTGTGGTGACTAAATTTGGGATAAGAAAAGTGTACATGGGATAT TTCACCTCCAATGTTGTCATACTAAAAATTataatgtttatgatatgttaccATATTGGCTACAGAACCCAATTTCATGAGGCATCGATTCATCTATTTTCTTCTCCTATACTCCTAATTTCACCAG atcttCATCTTATAAAACAGCCGCTATATGGTTCTTCAAG GACAGAAGCAGCAACAAACATTCCAAGCCAAAGAAG CCCTCTTGCGGTACAAATATGCCAAAATACACGTCAAATCGACCAGGTAAATCCCACCGACACCGACTTCCAAAATTGCAGCTTTAG ATGTATTTTGAAGCACCCTACAAATATGGCTACTCCATTCAACACAACAGTTGtggaaaggtttttttttttactctAG
- the LOC111899278 gene encoding uncharacterized protein LOC111899278 isoform X1 — translation MLHVVGICYHFQLVLAFFLLCYLQRFFSSSFRAKAIALSPKMHWISNIVVGLYFLSVVTKFGIRKVYMGYFTSNVVILKIIMFMICYHIGYRTQFHEASIHLFSSPILLISPDLHLIKQPLYGSSRTEAATNIPSQRSPLAVQICQNTRQIDQVNPTDTDFQNCSFRLDFQTRGDILLFLCHYFALSVTFFRCILKHPTNMATPFNTTVVERFFFLL, via the exons ATGCTTCATGTAGTTG GTATATGCTATCATTTTCAGTTGGTTCTGGCCTTTTTCCTTCTCTGTTATCTCCAAAGATTTTTTTCCTCGAGCTTTAGAGCAAAAGCAATTGCCTTATCACCTAAAATGCATTGG ATATCAAACATTGTAGTCGGGTTGTATTTCTTGAGTGTGGTGACTAAATTTGGGATAAGAAAAGTGTACATGGGATAT TTCACCTCCAATGTTGTCATACTAAAAATTataatgtttatgatatgttaccATATTGGCTACAGAACCCAATTTCATGAGGCATCGATTCATCTATTTTCTTCTCCTATACTCCTAATTTCACCAG atcttCATCTTATAAAACAGCCGCTATATGGTTCTTCAAG GACAGAAGCAGCAACAAACATTCCAAGCCAAAGAAG CCCTCTTGCGGTACAAATATGCCAAAATACACGTCAAATCGACCAGGTAAATCCCACCGACACCGACTTCCAAAATTGCAGCTTTAGGTTAGACTTCCAAACCAGAGGTGACATACTATTatttttatgtcattattttGCTTTATCTGTAACATTTTTCAGATGTATTTTGAAGCACCCTACAAATATGGCTACTCCATTCAACACAACAGTTGtggaaaggtttttttttttactctAG
- the LOC111899278 gene encoding uncharacterized protein LOC111899278 isoform X3 yields MLHVVGICYHFQLVLAFFLLCYLQRFFSSSFRAKAIALSPKMHWISNIVVGLYFLSVVTKFGIRKVYMGYFTSNVVILKIIMFMICYHIGYRTQFHEASIHLFSSPILLISPDLHLIKQPLYGSSRTEAATNIPSQRRLKPSCGTNMPKYTSNRPGKSHRHRLPKLQL; encoded by the exons ATGCTTCATGTAGTTG GTATATGCTATCATTTTCAGTTGGTTCTGGCCTTTTTCCTTCTCTGTTATCTCCAAAGATTTTTTTCCTCGAGCTTTAGAGCAAAAGCAATTGCCTTATCACCTAAAATGCATTGG ATATCAAACATTGTAGTCGGGTTGTATTTCTTGAGTGTGGTGACTAAATTTGGGATAAGAAAAGTGTACATGGGATAT TTCACCTCCAATGTTGTCATACTAAAAATTataatgtttatgatatgttaccATATTGGCTACAGAACCCAATTTCATGAGGCATCGATTCATCTATTTTCTTCTCCTATACTCCTAATTTCACCAG atcttCATCTTATAAAACAGCCGCTATATGGTTCTTCAAG GACAGAAGCAGCAACAAACATTCCAAGCCAAAGAAGGTTGAAG CCCTCTTGCGGTACAAATATGCCAAAATACACGTCAAATCGACCAGGTAAATCCCACCGACACCGACTTCCAAAATTGCAGCTTTAG
- the LOC128133320 gene encoding uncharacterized protein LOC128133320 isoform X1 — protein sequence MVWLCVLTDSACCSSAFVVCLPSLSPPASNLGVTLLCRSQDGDIININVTVYLDVTEQCLERGISVCKDVSILMTRVRCYYNRFRHMGNNRYCSMPNLQLRIRAYGSKKADN from the exons ATGGTTTGGTTATGTGTTTTAACTGATTCTGCATGTTGTTCTTCTGCATTTGTCGTCTGCCTTCCTTCGCTTTCTCCACCTGCTTCCAATTTGGGTGTTACTCTTTTATGTAGGTCGCAGGATGgagatattataaatattaatgtCACCGTTTACTTAGAT GTTACTGAACAATGCTTAGAGAGAGGTATTTCTGTTTGCAAAGATGTTTCTATATTGATGACACGTGTGCG TTGCTATTACAACAGATTTCGCCACATGGGCAACAACAGATATTGTTCGATGCCTAATCTTCAACTAAGAATCAG gGCTTATGGATCTAAGAAAGCCGACAATTGA
- the LOC128133320 gene encoding uncharacterized protein LOC128133320 isoform X2, which translates to MVWLCVLTDSACCSSAFVVCLPSLSPPASNLGVTLLCRSQDGDIININVTVYLDVTEQCLERGISVCKDVSILMTRVRFRHMGNNRYCSMPNLQLRIRAYGSKKADN; encoded by the exons ATGGTTTGGTTATGTGTTTTAACTGATTCTGCATGTTGTTCTTCTGCATTTGTCGTCTGCCTTCCTTCGCTTTCTCCACCTGCTTCCAATTTGGGTGTTACTCTTTTATGTAGGTCGCAGGATGgagatattataaatattaatgtCACCGTTTACTTAGAT GTTACTGAACAATGCTTAGAGAGAGGTATTTCTGTTTGCAAAGATGTTTCTATATTGATGACACGTGTGCG ATTTCGCCACATGGGCAACAACAGATATTGTTCGATGCCTAATCTTCAACTAAGAATCAG gGCTTATGGATCTAAGAAAGCCGACAATTGA